A genomic region of Haliotis asinina isolate JCU_RB_2024 chromosome 1, JCU_Hal_asi_v2, whole genome shotgun sequence contains the following coding sequences:
- the LOC137298610 gene encoding glutamate receptor ionotropic, kainate glr-3-like — MEEDMIRLYMLEESKENDCSTPALAQSFTNSPTLLVFDVSVVDVNNTLQTIHEAFFPDIHVVASMSQGYMTELMKTVDSFDAKTKRLTDFRHHSKWLLLTDGINVPELQTLDLENVVLLRHDKCWIQNVFTLRHHSTKTELVPVADCSSRTTMECYFPNVAYGYNNRHLLVTVLAESKVYVVKSTNNGTTKYIGYAIDVLDTIADVLNFSYSITEPEDQSWGLPVNNTYDGIVGQLNRTEVDLAACDLAIEEGRSKFIDYVLPPISTEYFDVVYKRHDKQRSSSLYLLALPLRPDVYLVLFLIAGFCSLLFALFESADIFMRATPAGSDGEGLGRFMKVRQNLFHACWEVTGSLFKQGFSKYPRGMSGKVLMASLWMSLMVLTTVYCANLVAALSAQTDVRPFTDLDGLLDSDYSAGLRTSGISHHILKTNDPSSLYGRLWSKINANDPAFLKSSNENHLKRLEREKYALMMFSSQLEQHMADDCNLQVLGERLLYLQISFGLPKGSPLKADIDKVMSQMSAVGILDRLWEKWSVKRNLTHCPEKRTLESITLNQIGGGFIVVCVGTAFSMIVLCFEKLKQCASRGSSYE, encoded by the exons ATGGAAGAGGACATGATAAGACTGTACATGCTAGAGGAATCAAAAG AGAATGACTGTTCAACACCTGCTCTTGCCCAGTCATTCACCAACAGCCCCACCCTTCTTGTGTTTGACGTCAGTGTCGTGGACGTAAATAATACCTTACAGACAATCCACGAGGCTTTCTTCCCTGACATACACGTGGTTGCTTCTATGAGTCAAGGGTACATGACCGAGCTGATGAAGACG GTTGATTCGTTTGATGCAAAGACAAAGCGACTGACTGATTTTCGACATCATTCGAAGTGGCTGCTGCTTACTGACGGAATCAATGTCCCCGAGCTACAGACCCTGGACTTGGAAAATGTGGTTCTACTTCGTCACGATAAG TGTTGGATACAGAACGTTTTCACCTTAAGACATCATTCTACTAAAACGGAGCTGGTACCAGTGGCCGATTGTTCATCAAGAACCACCATGGAATGCTATTTTCCTAATGTTGCCTATGGTTACAACAACCGACATCTTCTGGTGACCGTTCTTGCTGAG TCAAAGGTCTACGTTGTGAAATCTACCAACAATGGGACGACGAAGTATATAGGATATGCCATAGATGTTTTGGATACAATCGCCGATGTTCTTAATTTCAG TTACAGCATTACCGAGCCAGAGGATCAGTCGTGGGGACTTCCTGTCAACAACACCTATGATGGAATTGTGGGCCAGCTAAACAGAACG GAAGTGGACCTTGCTGCTTGTGATCTGGCAATAGAAGAAGGCCGTTCAAAGTTTATTGACTACGTATTACCGCCAATCAGCACGGAATACTTTGATGTTGTGTATAAGAGGCATGACAAACAACGAAGTAGCTCTCTTTATCTCTTAGCTCTCCCACTCAGACCCGACGTGTACCTCGTTTTGTTTCTGATTGCCGGATTTTGCTCACTACTCTTTGCCTTGTTCGAAAGTGCGGATATCTTCATGCGCGCCACACCTGCAGGGTCTGATGGAGAGGGTCTCGGTCGCTTCATGAAAGTGAGACAGAATCTGTTTCATGCTTGCTGGGAAGTCACTGGATCCCTGTTTAAGCAGG GCTTTAGTAAATATCCTAGAGGTATGTCGGGGAAGGTTTTGATGGCATCGTTGTGGATGTCGTTGATGGTTTTAACTACAGTCTACTGTGCCAACCTTGTCGCCGCTCTGTCCGCACAGACTGATGTTAGACCGTTCACTGACCTAGACGGGCTACTTGACAGTGATTATTCAGCTGGGTTGCGAACATCCGGTATCTCCCATCATATATTGAAG ACAAATGACCCATCAAGTTTATATGGAAGACTATGGTCAAAGATAAACGCCAACGACCCAGCATTCTTGAAATCCTCGAATGAAAATCATCTAAAACGACTAGAACGTGAGAAATATGCCCTGATGATGTTCTCATCACAACTAGAGCAGCACATGGCTGATGACTGCAACTTACAGGTTCTGGGAGAGAGACTATTATACCTACAAATATCTTTTGGATTGCCCAAAGGGTCGCCTCTAAAAGCCGACATAGATAAAGT AATGTCTCAGATGAGTGCGGTCGGCATTTTGGATCGACTGTGGGAAAAGTGGAGCGTCAAGAGAAACCTGACACATTGTCCAGAAAAACGAACATTGGAGTCCATCACACTAAACCAAATCGGGGGTGGCTTCATCGTCGTGTGTGTTGGGACTGCATTCAGCATGATTGTCCTCTGTTTTGAAAAACTAAAGCAATGCGCGTCAAGAGGTTCTTCTTATGAATAA
- the LOC137298512 gene encoding glutamate receptor ionotropic, kainate glr-3-like, with product MDDRESCAMMRQLILTIVVTFMPEDTIAHEDCPVPALAQSFTNSPQILVFDLSVVDTNKTLQTIHESLFPDIHVVASMSQDHVTELMKTVDSFDAKTKGMTDFRHHSKWLLLHQGTDVPELQALYLENVVLLCHHKCWIQNAFTLRRHSTETDLVPVADCTSRTTMKCYFPNVAYGYNKRHLLVTVLESTMYIVKSVNNGTTRYTGYAIDILDTIADLLNFTYSITEPKDQSWGLPVNNTYDGIVGQLNRTEVDLAACDLTVNEGRSMFIDYIYPPISTEYIDVLYKKHDKQGSSSLYLLVLPLRPNVYLVLVLIAGLCPLLFALFESVDIFLNKTPAESEDVGVCCLMKVKQNLFHSCWEVTGSLFKQGFSKYPSNLPGKVLMTSLWMLLMVITTVYCANLVAALSAQTDVKPFTDLEGLLDSDYSVGIQQHGIEHHILKTNDPSSLYGRLWSKIEANDPVFLESSTENHLKKVEREKYAYLHYTSELEEYMADDCKLEILRERVLFVQQAFGLPKGSPLKPDMENIMSQMSAVGLLDRFWEKWSVKRNRTHCPPKRKLKSVTLNQIGGGFIIVCAGAALGIVVLCLENLTHSVTSIRRTQQ from the exons ATGGATGACAGGGAATCATGTGCCATGATGAGACAGCTTATTCTCACAATCGTTGTAACTTTCATGCCTGAAGACACAATTGCTCATG AAGACTGTCCAGTACCTGCTCTTGCACAGTCATTCACCAACAGTCCCCAGATTCTTGTGTTTGACCTCAGTGTCGTGGACACAAATAAAACTTTACAGACAATCCACGAGTCTCTCTTCCCTGACATACACGTGGTTGCTTCTATGAGTCAAGACCATGTGACCGAGCTGATGAAGACG GTTGATTCTTTTGATGCAAAGACAAAGGGAATGACAGATTTCCGACATCATTCAAAGTGGCTGCTTCTCCATCAAGGAACAGATGTCCCGGAACTGCAGGCCCTGTACTTGGAAAATGTGGTTCTACTTTGTCATCATAAG TGTTGGATACAGAACGCTTTCACCTTAAGACGTCATTCTACTGAAACCGACCTGGTACCAGTAGCGGACTGTACTTCAAGAACCACCATGAAATGCTATTTTCCTAATGTTGCCTATGGTTACAACAAGCGACATCTGCTGGTGACCGTTCTTG AGTCAACGATGTACATTGTGAAGTCAGTCAACAATGGAACGACACGGTATACGGGATATGCTATAGATATCTTGGACACTATCGCCGATCTTCTGAATTTCAC TTACAGTATCACTGAACCCAAGGATCAGTCGTGGGGACTTCCTGTCAACAACACCTATGATGGAATTGTGGGGCAGCTAAACAGAACG GAAGTGGACCTTGCTGCTTGTGACCTGACAGTAAATGAAGGCCGTTCTATGTTCATAGACTATATATATCCTCCAATCAGCACTGAGTACATTGACGTTTTATATAAAAAGCATGACAAACAAGGAAGTAGTTCTCTTTATCTTTTGGTGCTCCCACTCAGACCCAACGTGTACCTCGTTCTGGTTCTGATTGCTGGACTTTGCCCACTGCTCTTTGCTCTGTTCGAAAGTGTGGATATCTTCTTGAACAAAACGCCTGCTGAGTCTGAAGATGtgggtgtttgttgtttaatgaaagTAAAACAGAATCTGTTTCATTCCTGCTGGGAAGTCACTGGATCATTGTTTAAGCAGG GCTTTAGTAAATATCCCAGTAACCTACCAGGGAAGGTGCTGATGACGTCGTTGTGGATGTTGCTGATGGTGATAACTACAGTCTACTGCGCCAACCTCGTCGCTGCTCTGTCCGCACAGACTGATGTTAAACCGTTCACTGACCTAGAGGGGCTACTGGACAGTGATTATTCTGTTGGTATTCAACAACATGGTATCGAACATCATATTCTGAAG ACAAATGACCCATCAAGTTTGTATGGAAGGCTATGGTCAAAGATAGAGGCCAACGACCCAGTGTTCTTGGAATCCTCGACGGAAAATCATCTGAAAAAGGTGGAACGTGAGAAATATGCCTATTTGCATTACACATCAGAACTAGAGGAGTACATGGCTGATGACTGCAAATTAGAGATTCTGCGAGAGAGAGTATTATTTGTACAACAAGCATTTGGATTGCCCAAGGGATCCCCTCTAAAACCTGACAtggaaaacat AATGTCTCAGATGAGTGCTGTCGGTCTTCTTGATCGATTCTGGGAAAAATGGAGTGTCAAGAGAAACCGGACACATTGTCCACCAAAGAGAAAATTGAAGTCAGTCACACTAAACCAGATCGGAGGTGGCTTCATCATCGTGTGTGCTGGAGCTGCACTTGGTATCGTTGTGCTTTGTCTTGAAAACCTAACACATTCAGTAACAAGTATCAGAAGAACTCAACAGTAA